A segment of the Zingiber officinale cultivar Zhangliang chromosome 8B, Zo_v1.1, whole genome shotgun sequence genome:
ACAATCATTCTTTTTTTGGTAATCTACGTATCCAACTTTTTGAACCAACTAATCCTGGAGTTAACCGGTCTGGCTCCACGGAAGTTTTCCATTGGCcactaggataaatcgggaaaCACTTGCAGAGGCCTATCCAAGCGGTCTGCGTTCTTAGTGTTGTCATCCCATGGAAGAAAAATCCCTGCATTGTGCCATAGTTGAGATTCGACTAATGTCTGGTTAACCGCTTGAAGGGTCTACCCGCTGCACCATTGCACGGGGAGTTTGATACAATCATTCTTGAATCATTTTGTTGTGACTAAAATAAATCTTATACCAAATTATCTTCAGCCTACAATAGCTTTAGGTGCCTCACTTGAGATTGAAATTCAGTAACTGTGGTATTGAAATTAACAACGTTTAGAACACCCATACCTGACCAAAACATGCACATATATTCACATAAttatttcttaattattttaaactgatCACACTAAAATATTTGGGTGATTTTCTTCTTGAGTTTTAACAAGGCGCTCCACTTGCCCAAACTGAATTAATCTTAAAAAGCCGTGTCTCAGTATCTGTATACGTATTGCCATCACCTGTGTCACATGTTGGAAATGTTCATGCAGGGCCGCTATGAGATCATCTCTCTGTCAGGTTCTTTCCTGCTTACAGAAGAAGGTGGTACTCGTAGTAGAAGCGGCGGGTTGACAGTTGCACTAGCTGGATCTGATGGCCGAATTCTTGGTGGTGGGGTTACTGGAATGCTTGTGGCAGCTACACCTGTCCAGGTAAAACATCAACTTTAAATATTTGCCCCATTGAAGCAACAATCACAACAATTAAAAGTGATTTACATATCTGAATATGTCTGGTGTTATTTGTCTTCTTACATAGAGTTTCAGGTTAAAGATTAGGAAATTAGATCCAAATTTGTTCTAGCAATGCCACATGTTAAGTATGTTCTTAGTTTCATTCTGTCTTGATGCAGGTTGTCGTGGGAAGCTTCATTGTAGGAGGGAAGAAACCGAAACCAGAGCCAATAAGGAAGGAACCGTCACCACCACCACAGATTTTAGGCTTTGGAGTACCTCTAGTCGCCAGCCCCCCTTCTGAAGCTGGAACATCGAGCGGTTCTCCCGATGACCCTGGTAGCCCCACAAATGAGACCGGTGGCAACGCCTGTAACAACACTGCTCAGCAGCATCTTCAAGCCGCATATCCATCCCTCAGCTGGTCCCATTCAGcaaactatttcactcatggctGACATAAAACTGATGCTGAACTAACTTGATGTTGTTGCTTCTCTCTAGTTATAGGAATTGAATTTAAGGTAGCACCTCGAGTATATTCACTATAACTTTGGCATCCCATAAGAGAGGATTTCTGGCAGACATTCCAAGACATAACAGCCAGTTCTATTGTTAGGTTAATGGACTTTGTTCAGTGTTGTTGTTAAGATGTTTGTCACTGGCTTTGAATCTTAATTTATGTAGCCTTCAGTAGCTATTGCCTTGGGAGAACTTTCACATAATACTTCTGTTGCCTGAAAATGTTAGAATGCATCTTGAAAttctgagttttttttttttatctttctgaaAAAACGGCAATTGATTGCttgtaatttgtttttttttcacccTGCACTAGAAATGACTGCTTTCCCACTCTTACggaaatattttcttatatatttcACTGCTGACACTTTATTTTAGTTCTCTGTTTagaattcattatttatttttacatattttttcaCTTCTAAAATCATTGTGATGGTCCCATCTTCTCACACTTTCATCGAGTATGTCTCATGGTGGTAAGAGAAGGATTTGAAGTAGTTGTGATACTGAATGTCATGTCATGACCTACTTGTGCGGGTCGTTCATCTTTTGAATTAGTTACACCgaagatcaaatatctatttttcaaacaaaaaataGTAATACTTTCTTCAAGTATTTTCATAGTTGTCcctatctttatttttattttttcaaaaaaacctatagtagattttttttattataaatttttagatattGTGGAATGTGTGATTCACACTTGTCGCAACAGAATTAgacaaaatagaaaaatattcaaATGGAATCTAATTCTTTCCACTAAGATGGGCTTTGATATGATCTAGTATAAATGGGAGGGTAGGTCTAGAACCAAAGAatgttccattttttttttttttggaaaagtaGCGCATTGGATTGGAGACTGCGAGTCTTTGCTCCTTTCCAGTTTCCACAATACTTCGTGCTCTCTGCCAAAAgtcaagaattttaattttaccaATTATTTTTTCGTTTAAAAAAAAAGCTCTGCCAtccaaaataatatttataattaaataCAACTTATATATTTCTTATTAAAGGACTTTACAAGGCTACATTGCTTGACTTCAACTCGTAGACAAAATGATCATTCACGTCGGCCTTGTATGTTCACATTCATGCTTGTTCGGACCTTCACTCTCTCTAATGAAGCTAACTCAATTTTCCTGAATCAGTCTGAacaagtaattttattttatttaaagaaaaacagaaagcaaaataaaaaagaaagaaggaaagaaagaaatGCCTGCTTTCCGAAAAGTTTGGTTCCTTTTTCCATCCGTATCAAACCTCAAGATTATCACCACATCGCAGGCATTCAATGTGGTCGAATCGAGTACACCTCCCCAGGAATGGTGTGCAATCCTAGAAGTTGAAGGCCCCTAAATGCATGCACAGGGCACTGGACCTCGAAACAGATGCGACACGAGACGTCCACATCAGAACGAAAGAGTCACTTACTGATCAAGATGGAAACCGGGAATGATAAGGTTCCGAGTTGATGGAGATGTGTAGATTAAAGTCAGTAAGATGCTGCAACTTGCTCTCCCTCTCTCCCTCTCAAGCACTGTACTTTCACCTTGTCTTCCATGCCCACCAGGCCACCACCACGGCCATCGCAACCACCGGTCCACCACTGCCACTAGACAAAGAAGAGATTACTCAGTGCCCTCGACTCAAAGAAAACGCAGCACTTGCTCCACTAGTCCCTCTCTATCTCTCGAGAAAAGTTAAAATATTGCGAAAATCTATCAAGTCCAGAGTTCATATAAATCTTctacagcaaaaaaaaaaatctgtaatTTACCGGAGGAGCTGCCTCGGTGGAAGTTGGGTCGATCGCCCATAAAACAACAGAGGACCACCACACTGACCACACCAACACCACCATCACCGCGGTGGGGACGCGCAGGGGACAAGTACTGCCACACCGTCTCAGCGGCTCGGCAGTCCGCCCACCGAGATGGAAACAGAGGTCCAGAATCCCCACTTCATTCTTCCTCGTGAATCACAAGACAAAATTGACCAATATGAACGAATTCATTCTAGTAAAACTGAAACGAGGAGCATTTTGTCACTGCAACCTTCATGGTTTATACTTCATGCATGCACCAAACAAGCTCTTCTTCTGAAAGTATGTACACTGAGTTATTATAGTCTACAACCTTGTCTATCAACCTATCTATCTATCTGTCTATCTGATTTATCACAAAACTCCCACCTAATTCTTGCGTATAACGTCAAGCCTTTACAATACAGATGATTATAGCTACATTTATCGACTAAGATTACAGGGTTCTTCATCTGCTAGGACTTTATTGAGAGTGGCGTTATTTGACTGATCTTATTGGGTATAGTAAATGGCCTAAAATTCCATTATTAGGCTTCCAAATGGGGCTCTGTGGGGAATGCCTTTTCTCCTCTTGGCGCTGCGGAAACTGGCGGCGGTAGGCGGAGGAGTCGACGGCGTGAAGCTATGAGTCACATTGCTCTTCTCGCTGCCTCGGCTACTGCTCGTGTACGACTCCTCCTCCGAGTCGGATTGCGCggttaacttcttcttcttcagcttcagcatctttttcttctttttgttgatATAATAATCGGAGGCGGTGCCGGCGATCTGGAAAGCGCATTTTCGTCAAGCAGGTCGGTCAAGATCGGACCTTTAATTCCCCCACCAACCTTTTTGGGTTTAAAGATgagatttttatttcaaaatggAGGGGAGGGATTGACGGGTACCTTGCAGCCGAGGGAGCAGAAGCGGAAGGAGTCGAGGAGGCTTCGCTCGCAGACCTCGCAGGTGTTGGTGACGCCCTTGCCGGGCCTCGGCTGGGGGCGTTCGTTGAGGAAGACGACGCGGGCGCTATTGATGATGTACGTCTGCACGCCAGTGATGTCCAATACCTTTTGGATCTCAGAAACCCTGATCACATCATGGTAGGACGACCTCCTTATCTGTTACCAAAAC
Coding sequences within it:
- the LOC122016480 gene encoding protein RGF1 INDUCIBLE TRANSCRIPTION FACTOR 1-like, giving the protein MDGGGGMEEGRWPAWLRPLLSTGFFVQCKLHADSHKSECNMYCLDCMNGALCSVCLAQHRGHRAIQIRRSSYHDVIRVSEIQKVLDITGVQTYIINSARVVFLNERPQPRPGKGVTNTCEVCERSLLDSFRFCSLGCKIAGTASDYYINKKKKKMLKLKKKKLTAQSDSEEESYTSSSRGSEKSNVTHSFTPSTPPPTAASFRSAKRRKGIPHRAPFGSLIMEF